From a single Cryptococcus deuterogattii R265 chromosome 5, complete sequence genomic region:
- a CDS encoding methylenetetrahydrofolate dehydrogenase (NAD+): protein MSQGILITASKVATPFKSELLSTLASSRFSSRPPHLVGILATKKEDARTYAEFTKKACETLGINYELRLVGEAREGMDGEGVGIEVEEAILEANEDPDVDGMMVYYPIYGGRQDQYLQSVVSPQKDVEGLNHQFLFNLYHNIRFINPLTLRPIPASHLPEPLPSKSGSNAKNEDVAPEGTVKSILPCTPLAIVKVLEHIGVYNRLLAYGDRARGKVITIINRSEVVGRPLAALLANDGARVISVDLDSIVEFSKRPSKAAEGKKPLTSPHHIVTPLSDMTLHKALNLSDVVISAVPVDSFKVPTKELKDGCVCVNVAGEKNFDVDVRDRASIYVPSVGVMTITMLQRNLLRLCEYRDMIKEQGISL from the exons ATGTCCCAAGGAATCCTCATAACCGCCTCAAAAGTAGCCACACCCTTCAAGTCGGAGCTCCTCTCCActcttgcctcttctcGCTTTTCTTCCCGACCTCCGCACTTGGTCGGTATCCTCGCTActaaaaaggaagatgccaGGACCTATGCCGAGTTCACCAAGAAGGCTTGTGAGACCTTGGGAATTAACTATGAGCTGAGGCTTGTTGGAGAagcaagggaaggaatggacGGTGAAGGTGTGGGaattgaggttgaagaggctATCCTTGAG GCCAACGAAGATCCTGATGTGGACGGCATGATGGTGTATTACCCCATCTATGGTGGCCGTCAAGATCAATATCTCCAATCCGTTGTCTCCCCCCAGAAAGACGTCGAGGGTCTCAACCACCAGTTCCTTTTCAACCTTTACCATAACATTCGTTTCATCAACCCCCTCACCCTCCGTCCTATCCCTGCCTCCCACTTACCCGAGCCTTTGCCGAGCAAGTCCGGCAGTAATGCCAAAAACGAAGACGTCGCGCCGGAAGGGACAGTGAAATCCATCCTCCCCTGTACACCCCTGGCGATCGTCAAGGTGCTCGAGCATATCGGCGTGTACAACAGGCTTCTCGCGTATGGCGATCGAGCGAGGGGCAAGGTGATCACCATTATCAACCGTTCAGAAGTTGTCGGTCGTCCGCTTGCGGCCTTGTTGGCCAACGACGGTGCACGGGTCATCTCCGTCGACCTCGACTCCATCGTTGAATTTTCCAAGCGGCCTTCCAAGGCTGCGGAAGGCAAAAAGCCTTTGACGAGCCCACACCATATCGTTACCCCTTTGTCTGATATGACATTGCACAAGGCGTTAAATCTCAGTGATGTGGTGATTTCTGCCGTGCCTGTGGATAGTTTCAAGGTGCCTACCAAAGAGTTGAAGGACGGGTGCGTTTGTGTGAATGTtgctggagagaagaatttTGATGTGGATGTCAGGGATCGG GCATCTATTTACGTGCCCTCTGTTGGTGTCATGACTATCACCATGCTCCAGCGAAACTTATTGAGGTTGTGCGAGTACCGCGATATGATCAAGGAGCAGGGAATTTCATTGTAG
- a CDS encoding phosphatidylinositol glycan class K: MRLLYILTAVSLFLAPLISSLSDEQLDPQLSNLFGNDTTTDGHTNNWAVLVCSSRYWFNYRHMANTLAMYRTLKRLGLPDSNIILMLADDVACNARNAFPATVYANAGKMLDLYGEGIEVDYKGYEVTVESFLRLLTGRHEATVPRSKRLLSDASSNVFIYMTGHGGNEFLKFQDNEEVSAYDVADAIEQMWEKRRYNKLLYVIDTCQANTMYSKFYSPEIIATGSSSLGESSYSFSTYDPAKILSHPGISTSLSNVPPEQILITDFFGAVARVEVSPQSAELPLESRLIASKDGWETTNLGIDDGSLTEEIPEALPRKMEEVKKGSGEWNQPLVVKTSEWGFLLPYLIGIVSFIWLYISLGDKEEDRKEVRKKEL; this comes from the exons ATGCGTTTACTCTATATCCTCACTGCTGTatccctctttctcgcGCCATTAatatcatctctttctgaTGAACAGCTCGATCCTCAACTATCCAACCTTTTTGGAAATGACACCACGACCGATGGGCATACGAATAACTGGGCTGTGCTAGTCTGCAGCTCGCGGTACTGGTTCAATTATCGT CACATGGCCAACACACTCGCCATGTACCGAACCCTAAAACGTCTCGGTCTTCCAGATTCCAACATTATCCTCATGCTAGCCGACGACGTAGCTTGTAACGCCCGCAACGCTTTCCCTGCGACAGTCTACGCCAATGCCGGAAAGATGCTGGATCTGTACGGGGAAGGGATAGAGGTTGATTACAAAGGATATGAAGTGACGGTGGAGAGCTTTTTGAGATTGTTAACGGGCCGACATGAAGCGACAGTCCCGCGCTCGAAACGGTTATTGAGCGATGCGTCATCAAATGTGTTCATCTATATGACTGGCCATGGAGGAAATGAGTTTCTCAAGTTCCAGGATAATGAAGAGGTTTCGGCGTATGATGTTGCAGATGCAATCGAACAAatgtgggagaagagaag GTATAACAAGCTGCTTTATGTGATTGACACTTGTCAAGCAAACACAATGTACTCCAAATTTTATTCCCCTGAAATCATCGCCACAGGGTCTTCATCGTTGGGCGAAAGCTCGTACTCG TTCAGCACGTATGATCCTGCCAAAATCTTGTCTCATCCTGGGATATCAACTTCCCTCAGCAATGTTCCTCCCGAACAAATACTCATTACAGACTTTTTCGGAGCTGTAGCCCGAGTTGAAGTATCACCTCAGAGTGCGGAGCTGCCTTTGGAATCTCGACTAATAGCTTCCAAAGACGGATGGGAAACTACAAACTTGGGTATCGACGATGGTAGTCTCACGGAAGAAATACCCGAAGCGTTACCtaggaagatggaggaggtcAAGAAGGGGAGTGGAGAATGGAATCAGCCTCTTGTGGTTAAAACGAGTGAATGGGGATTCCTGCTTCCATACCTCATCGGGATTGTTTCATTTATTTGGCTTTATATCTCCTTGGGAgataaggaggaggacCGCAAAGAagtaaggaagaaggaacttTGA
- a CDS encoding diphthine synthase, with translation MFYVIGLGLSDEKDITVKGLEAVKGSERVYLESYTSILMVEKEKLEAFYERPVITATREMVELEADDILKDADKVDISFLVVGDPLGATTHSDLLLRAQSRNIPTSIIHNASILTALGSTGLQMYSFGQTLSLPFYTETWRPDSWYPRLEENLRLGVHTLVLLDIKVREQSEENMARGRLIYEPPRFMNPAQAFNQMLLTESIRHPAPKPQPQFQSQSQKTSSDSEEEGEGEEKDPYPSLMSPSQTLAISLSRVGTSSQRLISGTLSELAALDEEEFGGPLHSVVIVGKRLHPLELEYAGKFAIGGENGDWWRVGKEVYGVERETFY, from the exons ATGTTCTACGTCATTGGTCTTGGTCTCTCTGATGAGAAGGACATTACTGTCAAGGGCCTCGAG GCCGTGAAAGGCTCTGAACGAGTCTATCTCGAGTCGTACACTTCCATcttgatggtggagaaggaaaagctGGAAGCGTTCTATGAGCGACCGGTCATCACTGCTACGAGGGAGATGGTCGAGCTTGAGGCGGATGATATTTTGAAAGATGCGGACAAGGTGGATATCTCGTTCTTGGTTGTTGGTGATCCTCTTGG AGCGACGACGCACAGCGACCTCCTGCTCCGCGCCCAATCACGCAACATCCccacctccatcatccacaatgcctccatcctcaccgCCCTCGGATCTACCGGTTTACAAATGTACTCATTTGGGCAAACGCTTTCTTTACCGTTTTACACGGAAACGTGGAGGCCGGACAGTTGGTATCCCCGATTAGAAGAGAATTTGAGGTTGGGTGTACATACGTTGGTGTTGTTGGATATTAAGGTGAGAGAGCAGAGTGAGGAGAATATGGCGAG GGGACGTTTGATTTATGAGCCTCCGAGGTTTATGAACCCGGCCCAGGCGTTTAACCAGATGCTGCTTACCGAATCTATCCGTCATCCCGCTCCCAAACCCCAACCCCAATTccaatcccaatcccaGAAAACCTCTTCCGActccgaagaagaaggagaaggagaagaaaaagaccCTTATCCCAGCTTGATGTCCCCGTCTCAGACCCTCGCCATCTCCCTGTCCCGGGTCGGCACCTCTTCTCAACGGCTCATCTCTGGTACACTCTCGGAACTCGCCGCtctggatgaagaagaatttgGAGGACCTTTACATTCGGTGGTGATTGTGGGTAAGAGGCTGCACCCGCTGGAACTGGAGTATGCGGGCAAGTTTGCGATAGGTGGGGAAAATGGGGATTGGTGGAGAGTTGGGAAAGAGGTATATGGTGTAGAGAGGGAGACTTTTTactaa
- a CDS encoding rhomboid family membrane protein: MPYSHQTDTDSGATLLELPSSQPHNSMASYDVYPQSQLRRQSYGGAMEQDVGLLAPGPAGYHYDTPYEDDDGPGRDRIMTASPSIGPWDSASQRSLPYHSQQSFPLPQPSHMPLAGNDTLSSREKHFTDSYNGYEDGEYYHTDKVRPRSTALNGSSAFDTVEMGNVRPVSSYDDDPAKYASYHDHPSYPYPPLHQGQGQCQRQGQEAGYAGFTRPSNLYSMLLFPTGLDRLLSLFNIKAGAYPVEQAIERKKRGLGGQKYPVAAWSLTAAMTAIMVYEMVRNYQAMGTPIAIKPVFNYMIGPSSEVLINIGARFPPCMKNVSALPATFELACLNDTSSSPTTGCTIEQICGHGGFHGETPDQWWRFILPIFLHVGIIHLIINMLVQITASAQVEREMGTIPFLIVYMLGGIYGFVLGGNFTRTGIPSVGASGALFATNACVLVDLVLHWKYEERPKMKACLLVLELGIGFAMGYIPNAVDGLAHLGGWAMGILCGIILYPAITETKRRKYVVWGCRVVAVALIIMAMVMTIKNFYTDDPNKACEWCKYLSCIPTSANDRCTGTGITTTGTSTTKRSWDLL; the protein is encoded by the exons ATGCCCTACTCACACCAAACTGATACAGACAGCGGAGCGACCCTTCTCGAGCTGCCGTCTAGCCAGCCCCATAACTCCATGGCCAGCTACGACGTCTATCCGCAATCCCAGCTACGGCGCCAGTCGTATGGAGGTGCGATGGAGCAAGATGTAGGACTGCTTGCACCCGGACCCGCAGGATACCACTACGACACCCCATacgaagacgacgatggGCCGGGCAGAGACAGAATAATGACCGCGTCACCTTCGATCGGCCCATGGGACTCTGCTTCTCAGCGCTCATTACCATATCACTCCCAACAAAGTTTTCCCCTCCCACAACCAAGCCATATGCCTCTTGCAGGAAACGATACCCTGTCGAGCCGGGAGAAGCACTTTACTGACAGTTATAACGGTTACGAAGATGGCGAGTACTATCACACTGACAAGGTTCGTCCTCGCAGTACCGCCCTGAACGGTTCAAGCGCATTCGACACTGTCGAGATGGGCAATGTCAGACCTGTTTCTTCGTACGACGATGATCCAGCCAAATACGCCTCGTACCATGACCATCCATCGTATCCCTACCCTCCGCTGCACCAAGGTCAAGGTCAATGTCAACGTCAAGGTCAAGAAGCCGGGTATGCAGGTTTTACACGACCGAGCAACCTTTACAGCATGTTACTTTTCCCGACAGGTCTTGACAGGTTACTGTCATTGTTCAATATCAAAGCGGGTGCATACCCCGTCGAGCAGGCTattgagaggaagaagagagggttGGGAGGACAAAAGTACCCTGTTGCAGCGTGGAGTTTGACAGCAG CGATGACGGCTATTATGGTTTATGAAATGGTTAGGAATTACCAAGCGATGGGAACACCCATCGCTATCAAG CCAGTTTTCAACTACATG ATCGGTCCATCTTCAGAAGTCCTCATCAATATTGGCGCCCGTTTCCCGCCTTGTATGAAAAATGTCTCGGCTTTACCAGCCACCTTTGAGCTCGCTTGTTTGAACGATACTTCTAG CTCGCCAACAACGGGCTGTACGATTGAACAAATCTGTGGACATGGCGGTTTCCATGGCGAAACCCCGGACC AATGGTGGCGAttcatcctccccatcttcctacATGTCGGTATCATCcacctcatcatcaacatgcTCGTCCAAATCACCGCGTCTGCCCAAGTCGAGCGCGAAATGGGGACGATCCCGTTTTTGATCGTGTACATGCTAGGTGGGATTTATGGGTTTGTGTTGGGAGGGAATTTTACGAGGACGGGGATACCGAGCGTAGGTGCGAGTGGGGCCTTGTTCGCAACT AATGCGTGTGTGTTGGTGGATCTGGTTTTACACTGGAAATACGAAGAACGACCAAAGATGAAAGCGTGCTTACTCGTTCTCGAACTCGGTATCGGCTTCGCCATGGGTTACAT CCCCAACGCGGTGGACGGCCTCGCTCATCTCGGAGGCTGGGCAATGGGTATCCTATGCGGTATCATCCTCTACCCAGCTATAACCGAGACAAAGAGGCGGAAATATGTGGTTTGGGGATGTAGAgtggtggcggtggcgTTGATTATTATGGCCATGGTAATGACGATCAAAAACTTTT ACACAGATGACCCGAATAAAGCTTGTGAATGGTGCAAATACCTATCTTGTATCCCTACAAGCGCAAACGATCGCTGTACAGGTACC GGTATCACAACGACCGGCACTTCGACGACGAAACGGTCTTGGGACCTGCTATGA